One part of the Bradyrhizobium sp. CB1650 genome encodes these proteins:
- the rpoC gene encoding DNA-directed RNA polymerase subunit beta', with the protein MNQEIMNLFNPTTPAQVFDQIRISIASPEKILSWSYGEIKKPETINYRTFKPERDGLFCARIFGPIKDYECLCGKYKRMKYKGIICEKCSVEVTLSRVRRERMGHIELAAPVAHIWFLKSLPSRIGLLLDMTLKDLERILYFEYYVVLEPGLTALKDRQLLSEDEYLKAQDEYGQDSFTAMIGAEAIRELLKGMDLEKLEATLRVEMQETDSDIKHKKLAKRLKIVEAFRHSGNKPEWMIMTVIPVIPPDLRPLVPLDGGRFATSDLNDLYRRVINRNNRLKRLMELRAPDIIIRNEKRMLQEAVDALFDNGRRGRVITGANKRPLKSLADMLKGKQGRFRQNLLGKRVDYSGRSVIVVGPELRLHQCGLPKKMALELFKPFIYSRLDAKGLSTTVKQAKKLVEKERPEVWDILDEVIREHPVLLNRAPTLHRLGIQAFEPVLIEGKAIQLHPLVCAAFNADFDGDQMAVHVPLSLEAQLEARVLMMSTNNILHPANGQPIIVPSQDIVLGLYYLSILREGMPGEGKVFGEMSELEHALHSKVIHLHTKIKYRWEGIGEDGKPARRWIETTPGRIMLGNVLPKHSKISYDIINKLMTKREISGVIDQVYRHCGQKETVIFCDRIMALGFYNAFKAGISFGKDDMVVPHGKWKIVDTTRTLAKDFEQQYNDGLITHGEKYNKVVDAWSKATEEIAKAMMKEISATKKTSSGADADINSIYMMAHSGARGSPAQMRQLAGMRGLMAKPSGEIIETPIISNFKEGLSVLEYFNSTHGARKGLADTALKTANSGYLTRRLVDVAQDCIITQDDCGTKLGIKMRAIVDAGTVVASLGSRILGRVACDDVRDGTGKVIVKRGTLMEESHVDAIHQGGVQEVKIRSALTCELINGICGKCYGRDLARGTPVNHGEAVGVIAAQSIGEPGTQLTMRTFHIGGAAQLNEQSFVESNFDGKIVIKNKAIARNSEGHLIAMVRNMVVAIVDADGTERATHRIQYGSRLHVDEGDMVKRGQRIAEWDPYTRPVLTEVEGTIGFEDLVEGQSISETLDESTGIAKRVVIDWRSTRGGSDLRPAIVVKGKDGKVLKLARGGDARYMLSVDAILSVDIGAKVQPGDILARISTESAKTRDITGGLPRVAELFEARRPKDAAIIAEIAGTIRFGRDYKNKRRISIEPMDKTEEAREYLIPKGKHIHLQDGDVVEKGDFIVEGNPAPHDILAIKGIEELAAYLVNEIQEVYRLQGVLINDKHIEVIVRQMLQKVEITDQGDTDMISGEQVDKIEFDALNEKAKEEGKKPATGTPVLLGITKASLQTRSFFSAASFQETTRVLTEAAVNGKVDPLEGLKENVIVGRLIPAGTGASMAKIREVAMKRDKLILDEREKQASVVPPAPEAEPVALPPAE; encoded by the coding sequence ATGAACCAAGAGATTATGAATCTTTTTAACCCGACGACGCCGGCTCAGGTCTTCGACCAGATCCGGATCTCGATCGCGTCTCCCGAGAAGATTCTGTCCTGGTCCTACGGCGAGATCAAGAAGCCGGAGACCATCAACTACCGTACCTTCAAGCCCGAGCGCGACGGCCTGTTCTGCGCGCGCATCTTCGGGCCGATCAAGGACTACGAGTGCTTGTGCGGCAAGTACAAGCGCATGAAGTACAAGGGCATCATCTGCGAGAAGTGCTCGGTCGAGGTCACGCTGTCGCGCGTCCGGCGCGAGCGCATGGGCCATATCGAGCTCGCCGCACCCGTCGCCCACATCTGGTTCCTGAAGTCGCTGCCCTCGCGCATCGGCCTCCTGCTCGACATGACGCTGAAGGATCTCGAGCGGATCCTCTACTTCGAATACTACGTCGTGCTGGAGCCGGGCCTCACCGCGCTGAAGGACCGCCAGCTCCTGTCGGAAGACGAGTATCTGAAGGCGCAGGACGAGTACGGCCAGGATTCCTTCACCGCCATGATCGGCGCCGAGGCGATCCGCGAACTGCTCAAGGGCATGGACCTCGAGAAGCTCGAGGCGACCTTGCGCGTGGAGATGCAGGAGACCGACTCCGACATCAAGCACAAGAAGCTCGCCAAGCGCCTGAAGATCGTCGAGGCCTTCCGCCACTCCGGCAACAAGCCGGAATGGATGATCATGACGGTGATCCCGGTGATCCCGCCGGATCTGCGTCCGCTGGTGCCGCTGGACGGCGGCCGCTTCGCGACCTCGGACCTCAACGACCTCTATCGCCGCGTCATCAACCGCAACAACCGCTTGAAGCGGCTGATGGAGCTGCGTGCGCCGGACATCATCATCCGCAACGAGAAGCGCATGCTTCAGGAGGCCGTCGACGCGCTGTTCGACAACGGCCGCCGCGGCCGCGTCATCACCGGCGCCAACAAGCGCCCGCTGAAGTCGCTCGCCGACATGCTCAAGGGCAAGCAGGGTCGCTTCCGTCAGAACCTGCTCGGCAAGCGCGTCGACTATTCGGGCCGTTCGGTGATCGTGGTCGGTCCCGAGCTGCGCCTGCATCAGTGCGGCCTGCCGAAGAAGATGGCGCTCGAGCTGTTCAAGCCGTTCATCTACTCGCGGCTCGACGCCAAGGGCCTGTCCACCACCGTGAAGCAGGCGAAGAAGCTGGTCGAGAAGGAGCGGCCCGAAGTCTGGGACATCCTGGACGAGGTGATCCGCGAGCATCCGGTGCTGCTCAACCGCGCACCGACGCTGCACCGCCTCGGCATCCAGGCGTTCGAGCCCGTGCTGATCGAGGGCAAGGCGATCCAGCTCCACCCGCTGGTCTGCGCCGCGTTCAACGCCGACTTCGACGGCGACCAGATGGCCGTGCACGTTCCGCTGTCGCTGGAAGCGCAGCTCGAAGCGCGCGTCCTGATGATGTCGACCAACAACATCCTGCATCCGGCGAACGGCCAGCCGATCATCGTGCCGTCGCAGGACATCGTGCTCGGTCTCTACTATCTCTCGATCCTGCGCGAAGGCATGCCGGGCGAGGGCAAGGTGTTCGGCGAGATGTCCGAACTCGAGCACGCGCTGCATTCGAAGGTCATTCACCTCCACACCAAGATCAAGTACCGGTGGGAGGGCATCGGCGAGGACGGCAAGCCGGCCCGCCGCTGGATCGAGACCACGCCCGGCCGCATCATGCTCGGCAACGTGCTGCCGAAGCACTCGAAGATCTCGTACGACATCATCAACAAGCTGATGACCAAGCGCGAAATCTCGGGCGTGATCGACCAGGTCTACCGTCACTGCGGCCAGAAGGAGACCGTGATCTTCTGCGACCGCATCATGGCGCTCGGCTTCTACAACGCGTTCAAGGCCGGCATCTCGTTCGGCAAGGACGACATGGTCGTGCCGCACGGCAAGTGGAAGATCGTCGACACCACCCGTACGCTGGCGAAGGACTTCGAACAGCAGTACAATGACGGTCTGATCACCCACGGCGAAAAGTACAACAAGGTCGTCGACGCCTGGTCGAAGGCCACGGAAGAAATCGCCAAGGCGATGATGAAGGAGATCTCCGCCACCAAGAAGACGTCGAGCGGAGCCGATGCCGACATCAACTCGATCTACATGATGGCCCACTCTGGTGCGCGCGGTTCGCCGGCGCAGATGCGTCAGCTCGCCGGTATGCGCGGCCTGATGGCCAAGCCGTCGGGCGAGATCATCGAGACACCGATCATCTCGAACTTCAAGGAAGGCCTCTCGGTGCTCGAGTACTTCAACTCGACCCACGGCGCCCGCAAGGGTCTCGCGGACACCGCGTTGAAGACCGCGAACTCCGGCTACCTGACCCGCCGTCTGGTCGACGTGGCGCAGGACTGCATCATCACGCAGGACGACTGCGGCACCAAGCTCGGCATCAAGATGCGCGCCATCGTCGATGCCGGCACCGTGGTCGCCTCGCTCGGCTCGCGCATCCTGGGCCGCGTGGCCTGCGATGACGTGCGGGACGGCACCGGCAAGGTGATCGTCAAGCGCGGCACGTTGATGGAAGAGAGCCATGTGGATGCCATCCACCAGGGTGGTGTCCAGGAGGTGAAGATCCGCTCGGCGCTGACCTGCGAGCTGATCAACGGCATCTGCGGCAAGTGCTACGGCCGCGACCTCGCCCGCGGCACGCCGGTCAATCACGGCGAAGCGGTCGGCGTCATCGCGGCGCAGTCGATCGGCGAGCCGGGCACCCAGCTCACAATGCGCACCTTCCACATCGGCGGTGCGGCGCAGCTCAACGAGCAGTCGTTCGTCGAATCCAACTTCGACGGCAAGATCGTGATCAAGAACAAGGCCATCGCCCGCAACAGCGAAGGCCACCTGATCGCGATGGTGCGCAACATGGTGGTGGCGATCGTCGATGCCGACGGCACCGAGCGTGCGACGCACCGTATCCAGTACGGCTCGCGCCTGCACGTCGACGAGGGCGACATGGTCAAGCGCGGCCAGCGCATCGCCGAGTGGGATCCGTACACCCGTCCGGTTCTCACCGAGGTGGAAGGCACCATCGGCTTCGAGGATCTGGTCGAAGGTCAGTCGATCTCGGAAACGCTCGACGAATCCACCGGTATCGCCAAGCGCGTGGTCATCGACTGGCGCTCGACGCGCGGCGGCTCGGACCTGCGTCCGGCCATCGTGGTCAAGGGCAAGGACGGCAAGGTGCTCAAGCTCGCCCGTGGCGGCGATGCCCGCTACATGCTGTCGGTCGACGCGATCCTCTCGGTCGACATCGGAGCCAAGGTCCAGCCGGGCGACATTCTCGCCCGTATCTCGACCGAAAGCGCCAAGACGCGTGACATCACGGGCGGTCTGCCGCGCGTGGCGGAACTGTTCGAGGCGCGGCGTCCGAAGGACGCGGCGATCATCGCGGAAATCGCGGGCACCATCCGGTTCGGCCGCGACTACAAGAACAAGCGCCGCATCTCGATCGAGCCGATGGACAAGACCGAAGAGGCGCGCGAGTACCTGATCCCGAAGGGCAAGCACATCCACCTTCAGGACGGCGACGTCGTCGAAAAGGGCGACTTCATCGTGGAAGGCAACCCGGCGCCGCACGACATCCTGGCGATCAAGGGCATCGAGGAGCTCGCGGCCTATCTGGTCAACGAGATCCAGGAGGTCTACCGGCTCCAGGGCGTGCTCATCAACGACAAGCACATCGAGGTGATTGTCCGTCAGATGCTCCAGAAGGTGGAGATCACCGACCAGGGCGACACGGACATGATCTCGGGCGAGCAGGTCGACAAGATCGAGTTCGACGCGCTCAACGAGAAGGCGAAGGAAGAGGGCAAGAAGCCCGCCACGGGTACGCCGGTTCTGCTCGGCATCACCAAGGCGAGCCTCCAGACCCGCTCGTTCTTCTCGGCGGCCTCGTTCCAGGAGACCACCCGCGTCCTCACCGAGGCGGCGGTCAACGGCAAGGTCGATCCGCTCGAAGGCCTCAAGGAGAACGTCATCGTCGGCCGGCTGATCCCGGCAGGCACCGGCGCCTCCATGGCCAAGATCCGCGAGGTCGCCATGAAGCGCGACAAGCTGATCCTCGACGAGCGCGAGAAGCAGGCTTCGGTCGTGCCGCCGGCGCCGGAAGCGGAGCCTGTGGCGCTGCCGCCGGCGGAATGA
- a CDS encoding FAD-dependent oxidoreductase, translated as MLDLAIVGGGPGGLMSAWYLKRKLGDLCRITIFEASDRLGGKIVTRKFDSAPAMYEAGVAEIYDYSMTGPDPLRELIQHFGLQTIPMDAEQVQFGGELLNDVAGMRRKYGAKTAAAIEAFRERCTEMMSPIEYYEGVGAHDNENPWAYKTAEQVLDEEVEDETAKRFFKVMARSDIATESHNTNGLNALKNYLMDVDGYISLYSIQNGNEQLVDCLQSEVSADIQLNHRVLTVGKAPTGRYQLKMMNGKGPETRDFDLVLVCLPHSWLATVGWEGEQLRKSMVKHVAYFDRPAHYLRVSILFDTPFWGDKIPGAWFMSEAFGGCCVYNEGARHDVGKLGVLNWLIPGSDALAFANLSDQELIDAALKSLPASLGDARAHFMEGKIHRWLSSVNALPGGLPVRNVMTNHRPEPKEHPGIVLVGDYLFDSTLNGLLDSSDAATDIILTEMMRLRRERAQSGEPVSDKIDRGYFENYRGVGPYHEAWRQFTDPDYLAKLISIVWGTAKGSKLLVAGSASGELVGALRERGIDAWGIENNRAIHARTPTALKKYNKLGSIVDMPFKDGAFDFVFETSLCHVSPKQVVRATRELHRVVKIGLVFGSITSDMAPALIDRYDLLRGVKKLGTWWEWSELFFGNGFDLSMHRNDCADALWEATLAANKGPGQWYADADSLRYSFFDKVEDDD; from the coding sequence ATGCTTGATCTCGCAATCGTAGGCGGTGGCCCCGGTGGGCTGATGAGCGCCTGGTATCTGAAGCGCAAGCTCGGCGATCTCTGTCGCATCACCATCTTCGAGGCCTCCGACCGGCTCGGCGGCAAGATCGTCACGCGCAAGTTCGATTCCGCCCCCGCGATGTACGAGGCCGGCGTTGCCGAGATCTACGACTACTCGATGACCGGACCCGACCCGTTGCGCGAGCTGATCCAGCATTTCGGCTTGCAGACCATCCCGATGGATGCGGAGCAGGTTCAGTTCGGCGGCGAGCTCCTCAACGACGTGGCCGGCATGCGCCGCAAATATGGCGCCAAGACCGCGGCGGCGATCGAAGCGTTCCGCGAACGCTGCACCGAGATGATGTCGCCGATCGAGTATTACGAGGGCGTCGGCGCGCACGACAACGAGAACCCCTGGGCCTACAAGACGGCCGAGCAGGTGCTCGACGAGGAAGTCGAGGACGAAACCGCGAAGCGCTTCTTCAAGGTGATGGCGCGCTCCGACATCGCCACCGAAAGCCACAACACCAACGGGCTCAACGCGCTGAAGAATTACCTGATGGACGTGGACGGCTATATCAGCCTCTATTCCATCCAGAACGGTAACGAGCAGCTCGTCGACTGCCTGCAGTCGGAGGTCAGCGCCGACATCCAGCTCAATCATCGCGTGCTCACCGTCGGCAAGGCGCCGACCGGGCGCTACCAGCTCAAGATGATGAACGGCAAGGGGCCGGAGACGCGCGATTTCGATCTCGTGCTGGTCTGCCTGCCGCATTCATGGCTGGCGACCGTGGGCTGGGAGGGTGAGCAGCTCCGCAAGTCGATGGTCAAGCACGTCGCCTATTTCGATCGCCCCGCGCACTATTTGCGCGTCTCGATCCTGTTCGACACCCCGTTCTGGGGCGACAAGATCCCCGGCGCCTGGTTCATGTCGGAAGCGTTCGGCGGCTGCTGTGTCTACAATGAAGGCGCGCGTCACGACGTCGGCAAGCTCGGCGTCCTGAACTGGTTGATTCCCGGCTCCGACGCGCTGGCCTTCGCCAACCTGTCGGACCAGGAGCTGATCGACGCCGCGCTGAAATCGCTGCCGGCATCCCTCGGAGATGCGCGTGCGCATTTCATGGAAGGCAAGATCCATCGCTGGCTGTCGTCGGTCAACGCGCTGCCAGGCGGCTTGCCCGTGCGCAACGTCATGACCAATCACCGGCCCGAGCCGAAGGAACATCCCGGCATCGTGCTGGTCGGCGACTATCTGTTCGACTCGACGCTGAACGGCCTGCTCGACTCTTCGGATGCGGCAACCGACATCATCCTGACCGAGATGATGCGCCTGCGCCGCGAGCGCGCGCAAAGTGGAGAGCCGGTCTCCGACAAGATCGACCGCGGCTATTTCGAGAACTATCGCGGCGTCGGCCCCTATCACGAGGCGTGGCGCCAGTTCACCGATCCCGACTACCTCGCCAAGCTGATCAGCATTGTTTGGGGCACGGCGAAAGGCTCGAAGCTGCTCGTCGCCGGTTCCGCCAGCGGCGAGCTGGTCGGGGCGTTGCGCGAACGCGGCATCGATGCCTGGGGCATCGAGAACAACCGCGCCATCCACGCCCGGACGCCGACGGCGCTGAAGAAGTACAACAAGCTCGGCTCGATCGTCGACATGCCGTTCAAGGACGGCGCCTTCGATTTCGTGTTCGAGACCAGCCTGTGCCACGTCTCCCCGAAGCAGGTCGTGCGCGCGACCCGCGAGCTCCACCGCGTGGTCAAGATCGGACTGGTGTTCGGCTCGATCACCTCCGACATGGCCCCGGCGCTGATCGACCGCTACGACCTGCTCCGCGGCGTCAAGAAGCTCGGCACCTGGTGGGAATGGTCCGAACTGTTCTTCGGCAACGGCTTCGACCTGTCGATGCACCGTAACGATTGCGCCGATGCGCTCTGGGAGGCGACGCTCGCCGCAAACAAGGGTCCAGGCCAGTGGTACGCCGACGCCGACAGCTTGCGCTATTCCTTCTTCGACAAGGTCGAGGACGACGACTAG
- the rpoB gene encoding DNA-directed RNA polymerase subunit beta gives MAQQTFTGRKRVRKFFGHIKEVAEMPNLIEVQKASYDQFLMVDEPTGGRPDEGLQAVFRSVFPISDFSGTSMLEFVRYEFEPPKYDVDECRQRGMTFAAPLKVTLRLIVFDIDEETGAKSVKDIKEQDVYMGDIPLMTMNGTFIVNGTERVIVSQMHRSPGVFFDHDKGKTHSSGKLLFAARVIPYRGSWLDIEFDAKDIVYARIDRRRKIPVTSLMFALGLDGEAILNTFYKKILYKRTKDGWRVPFDANRFRGYSTINDLIDADTGKVVLEAGKKLTVRAARQLQEKGLKALRMADEELVGNYVAEDLVNPKTGEIYAEAGEEITDKLMKALNEQGYKELPLLDIDHVNVGAYIRNTLSADKNMTREDALFDIYRVMRPGEPPTLESAQAMFQSLFFDAERYDLSAVGRVKMNMRLDLDAPDTQRTLRKEDILSVIKTLVDLRDGKGEIDDIDHLGNRRVRSVGELMENQYRIGLLRMERAIKERMSSVDIDTVMPQDLINAKPAAAAVREFFGSSQLSQFMDQTNPLSEITHKRRLSALGPGGLTRERAGFEVRDVHPTHYGRICPIETPEGPNIGLINSLATFARVNKYGFVETPYRKVKDGRVTDEVVYLSAMEEGRYTVAQANVPLDPKGRFTEDLVVCRHAGEVLPVTPDKVDYMDVSPKQLVSVAAALIPFLENDDANRALMGSNMQRQAVPLVRAEAPFVGTGMEGVVARDSGAAIAARRSGVIDQIDATRVVIRATEDLDPTKSGVDIYRLMKYQRSNQSTCINQRPLVKVGDIVKKGDIIADGPSTDLGELALGRNVLVAFMPWNGYNFEDSILLSERIVKDDVFTSIHIEEFEVMARDTKLGPEEITRDIPNVSEEALKNLDEAGIVYIGAEVRAGDILVGKITPKGESPMTPEEKLLRAIFGEKASDVRDTSLRVPPGVQGTIVEVRVFNRHGVDKDERALAIEREEIERLAKDRDDEQAILDRNVYSRLADLLEGRQGIAGPKGFKKDTKITRAVLEEYPKSQWWLFASPNDKLMAEIEAMRKQYDESKKGLEQRFLDKVEKLQRGDELPPGVMKMVKVFVAVKRKIQPGDKMAGRHGNKGVVSKIVPIEDMPFLEDGTHADIVLNPLGVPSRMNVGQILETHLGWACAGLGRRIGQTVDAYLSKQDMKPLKETLKKIYGEDETIKTLNDGELIELGRNLSHGVPIATPVFDGAKESDIEEMLKLAGLDASGQSTVYDGRTGDPFDRKVTVGYIYMLKLHHLVDDKIHARSIGPYSLVTQQPLGGKAQFGGQRFGEMEVWALEAYGAAYTLQEMLTVKSDDVAGRTKVYEAIVRGDDTFEAGIPESFNVLVKEMRSLGLNVDLHNSKMGPAPTSEAAE, from the coding sequence ATGGCGCAGCAGACATTCACCGGTCGCAAACGCGTTCGCAAGTTCTTCGGACACATCAAGGAAGTCGCCGAGATGCCGAACCTCATCGAGGTTCAGAAGGCGTCCTATGACCAGTTCCTGATGGTCGATGAACCCACGGGCGGGCGGCCGGATGAGGGCTTGCAGGCGGTGTTCCGCTCGGTGTTCCCGATCTCGGATTTCTCCGGCACCTCGATGCTGGAGTTCGTCCGCTACGAGTTCGAGCCGCCGAAATATGACGTCGACGAGTGCCGCCAGCGCGGCATGACCTTCGCTGCGCCGCTCAAGGTGACGCTGCGCCTCATCGTGTTCGATATCGACGAGGAGACCGGCGCGAAGTCGGTGAAGGACATCAAGGAGCAGGACGTCTACATGGGCGACATCCCGCTCATGACGATGAACGGCACCTTCATCGTCAACGGCACCGAGCGCGTCATCGTCTCCCAGATGCACCGTTCGCCCGGCGTGTTCTTCGACCACGACAAGGGCAAGACCCACTCCTCGGGCAAGCTGCTGTTCGCCGCCCGCGTGATCCCGTATCGCGGCTCCTGGCTCGACATCGAGTTCGACGCCAAGGATATCGTCTACGCGCGCATCGACCGTCGCCGCAAGATTCCGGTGACTTCGCTGATGTTCGCACTCGGGCTCGACGGCGAGGCGATCCTCAACACCTTCTACAAGAAGATCCTCTACAAGCGGACCAAGGACGGCTGGCGCGTTCCGTTCGACGCCAACCGCTTCCGTGGCTACTCGACCATCAACGACCTGATCGATGCCGACACCGGCAAGGTCGTGCTCGAGGCCGGCAAGAAGCTCACCGTGCGCGCCGCCCGCCAGCTCCAGGAGAAGGGGCTGAAGGCTCTGCGCATGGCCGATGAGGAGCTCGTCGGCAACTACGTCGCCGAGGACCTCGTCAACCCGAAGACCGGCGAGATCTACGCGGAAGCCGGCGAGGAAATCACCGACAAGCTCATGAAGGCCCTCAACGAGCAGGGCTACAAGGAGCTGCCGCTGCTCGACATCGACCACGTCAATGTCGGTGCCTACATCCGCAACACGCTCTCAGCCGACAAGAACATGACGCGCGAGGACGCGCTGTTCGACATCTACCGCGTGATGCGTCCGGGCGAGCCGCCGACGCTGGAATCGGCGCAGGCCATGTTCCAGTCGCTGTTCTTCGACGCCGAGCGCTATGACCTGTCCGCGGTCGGCCGCGTCAAGATGAACATGCGTCTCGACCTCGATGCGCCCGACACCCAGCGCACGCTGCGCAAGGAAGACATCCTCTCGGTCATCAAGACGCTGGTCGACCTGCGCGACGGCAAGGGCGAGATCGACGACATCGACCACCTCGGCAATCGTCGTGTGCGCTCGGTCGGCGAACTCATGGAGAACCAGTACCGCATCGGCCTGCTCCGCATGGAGCGCGCGATCAAGGAGCGCATGTCCTCGGTCGACATCGACACGGTGATGCCGCAGGACCTGATCAACGCGAAGCCCGCAGCCGCCGCCGTGCGCGAATTCTTCGGCTCCTCGCAGCTCTCGCAGTTCATGGACCAGACCAACCCGCTGTCGGAGATCACCCACAAGCGGCGTCTGTCGGCGCTCGGACCCGGCGGTCTGACCCGCGAGCGCGCCGGCTTCGAGGTGCGCGACGTGCATCCGACCCACTACGGCCGCATCTGCCCGATCGAGACGCCGGAAGGCCCGAACATCGGTCTGATCAACTCGCTCGCCACCTTCGCGCGCGTCAACAAGTACGGTTTCGTCGAGACGCCTTATCGGAAGGTGAAGGACGGCCGCGTCACCGACGAGGTCGTGTACCTCTCGGCGATGGAGGAGGGCCGCTACACGGTCGCGCAGGCCAACGTGCCGCTCGACCCGAAGGGCCGCTTCACCGAAGATCTCGTGGTCTGCCGTCACGCCGGCGAAGTCTTGCCGGTGACGCCGGACAAGGTCGACTACATGGACGTGTCGCCGAAGCAGCTCGTTTCGGTCGCCGCGGCGCTGATTCCGTTCCTCGAGAACGACGACGCCAACCGCGCGCTGATGGGTTCGAACATGCAGCGCCAGGCGGTGCCGCTCGTTCGCGCCGAGGCGCCGTTCGTCGGCACCGGCATGGAAGGCGTGGTCGCCCGTGATTCGGGCGCTGCGATCGCGGCGCGCCGTTCGGGCGTGATCGACCAGATCGACGCCACCCGCGTCGTCATCCGTGCCACCGAAGATCTCGATCCGACCAAGTCGGGCGTCGATATCTACCGGCTGATGAAGTACCAGCGCTCCAACCAGTCGACCTGCATCAACCAGCGTCCGCTGGTGAAGGTCGGCGATATCGTCAAGAAGGGCGACATCATCGCCGACGGTCCCTCGACCGATCTCGGCGAGCTCGCTCTGGGGCGGAACGTGCTGGTCGCGTTCATGCCGTGGAACGGCTACAACTTCGAAGACTCGATCCTGCTCTCCGAGCGGATCGTGAAGGACGACGTCTTCACCTCGATCCACATCGAGGAGTTCGAGGTGATGGCCCGCGACACCAAGCTGGGCCCCGAGGAAATCACCCGCGACATTCCGAACGTCTCGGAAGAAGCGCTGAAGAACCTCGACGAAGCCGGCATCGTCTACATCGGCGCGGAAGTGCGCGCCGGCGACATCCTGGTCGGCAAGATCACGCCGAAGGGCGAAAGCCCGATGACGCCGGAAGAGAAGCTTCTGCGCGCCATCTTCGGTGAAAAGGCCTCCGACGTCCGCGACACCTCGCTGCGCGTTCCTCCGGGCGTGCAGGGCACTATCGTCGAAGTCCGCGTGTTCAACCGCCACGGCGTCGACAAGGACGAGCGTGCGCTGGCGATCGAACGGGAAGAGATCGAGCGTCTCGCCAAGGACCGTGACGACGAGCAGGCGATCCTCGACCGCAACGTCTACAGCCGTCTCGCCGACCTCCTCGAGGGACGGCAGGGCATCGCGGGCCCCAAGGGCTTCAAGAAGGACACCAAGATCACCCGCGCGGTGCTCGAGGAGTATCCGAAGTCGCAGTGGTGGCTGTTCGCCTCGCCCAACGACAAGCTGATGGCCGAGATCGAGGCCATGCGGAAGCAGTACGACGAGTCGAAGAAGGGGCTCGAGCAACGCTTCCTCGACAAGGTCGAGAAGCTGCAGCGCGGTGACGAGCTGCCGCCCGGCGTGATGAAGATGGTCAAGGTCTTCGTCGCGGTGAAGCGCAAGATCCAGCCCGGCGACAAGATGGCCGGCCGTCACGGCAACAAGGGCGTGGTGTCGAAGATCGTGCCGATCGAGGACATGCCGTTCCTCGAGGACGGCACGCATGCCGACATCGTGCTCAACCCGCTCGGCGTGCCCTCGCGCATGAACGTCGGACAGATCCTCGAGACCCATCTCGGCTGGGCCTGCGCCGGCCTCGGCAGGCGCATCGGCCAGACGGTCGATGCCTACCTGTCAAAGCAGGACATGAAGCCGCTGAAGGAGACCTTGAAGAAGATCTACGGCGAGGACGAGACGATCAAGACGCTCAACGACGGCGAACTGATCGAGCTCGGCCGCAACCTGAGCCACGGCGTGCCGATTGCGACGCCGGTGTTCGACGGCGCCAAGGAGTCCGACATCGAGGAGATGCTGAAGCTCGCCGGTCTCGACGCTTCGGGTCAGTCGACCGTCTATGACGGCCGCACCGGCGATCCGTTCGACCGCAAGGTGACGGTGGGCTACATCTACATGCTCAAGCTGCACCATCTCGTCGACGACAAGATCCATGCGCGTTCGATCGGTCCGTACTCGCTCGTCACCCAGCAGCCGCTGGGCGGCAAGGCGCAGTTCGGCGGACAGCGCTTCGGCGAAATGGAGGTGTGGGCGCTCGAAGCTTACGGCGCGGCCTACACGCTCCAGGAAATGCTGACCGTGAAGTCGGACGACGTCGCCGGCCGTACCAAGGTGTACGAGGCGATCGTGCGCGGCGACGACACCTTCGAGGCCGGTATTCCGGAATCGTTCAACGTGCTGGTCAAGGAAATGCGCTCGCTCGGCCTCAACGTCGACCTGCACAATTCCAAGATGGGGCCGGCGCCGACGTCGGAAGCGGCCGAGTAA